Below is a window of Arabidopsis thaliana chromosome 2, partial sequence DNA.
TGGTCGATTCTTCCATCTCAATGCATTGTACCTCTTTGCAGTATTCTTCTGATTGATCTCCTGAATGCCTGGGCGACATTTCCTCCTCCAGATCATCATCAGAGTGAGACCTAACATGAGCTCTTGCAGTCGACAGAGGCGTTGACGTCCCATCTGATATGAAACTGGTCCTGTCTGGATCAACCACGCCTGATATCTCTGACACTGAACCATCCTCCCACTTGTTGGTACGGTTACGGAAATGCGGAGTTCCAGccttttaaggaaaaaaacaaacaaacaaatggtTAGCTAAAACTGCTATCgaaatataaaagattattGGATAAACTGTCATTGAACTGAGATACCTTCGAAGACGCATCGTGTTCCACCATCTTCATAAAATCTTCAAGCCGAGATTGAGCAATATCCCGCTGTTTTGTCATTTCTGCAAGCTGCTTCTCCATCTGCACGACATCAAAGCTTGATCAGAATAAAtccaactaaacaaaaatcaaccaACTCATGCCAAAAGATCTGTGGAAACAACTTCTGGGTTTTCCCAAAAGCACAAACCTTTTGTATCTGaagatctttctttctcagtGTCACCCCACAATCGCAGCTTGAGGTTGCAGGTGCTGGGTTTCTCAGCTCGCTCTCGAGCCTGGCTAGCTCACGCTGTAGTTGCTTCACCAAAGCCTTGTCTGACATAACAACATTGATCTGTGCTTTCGTGGTGACTTCCTTGGCACAGCAAGCAAACAAGAGAGTGTTTCTAGTCTGCTCCACATGACTCCTCGCTGGACTCAGCGTGCAGACTATGGCGGTTCTGGCATTGCCCCCCAAGCACGGCTGAAGAATGCGTGTGAGTTTGGAGTCTCTATAGTTGATGTGTCCTTGTCTTCCGTTGCTACATCATGTTGACAGTCTTTATATTAATGCACATTAAGTTTCAGAAAGACAAATATAGATGCTTGTAAAGtcccaattttgttttgtcaaaatgCTAAAAATAGTATGGTTTTAGTGTCAGCCAAAGTATCACTTCCACACCTGAGTTTGCGTATCACTGTTCCTAGAGTCAGCAAGCTTCGATTGATATGACAACCCTCCTTAAGTCTTGCACCAGCTGATAAGGCCTGCGATGCACGCTCGCTCCCCgccaaatcaataaaattctGTACATAAGAAACAATGAGTACAAACAAGATGATTGGCAAAGCTTATAACCTTAACAcccaaaagaagataaagcaGATGAGTACATACCACACTCGCCATGAGAGTGGTTGAGTTTTCCTTGCCTAAGAACTCACGAGCAGAGCTTTCAACTGTCTACACAATGTTAACAATTTAGATAAGGCACtgagcaaaaaaagaaaggaaaatctTTGTGCCTTAGATCCAGTGATAGAAAAGAGCTTTACTAGTTTGATAATTTGATGAGATCTTGAACTTCTCTCATTTAGTGAAGTTTCACCAATCTTCCGCTGTGCTGcaataagaaaatcaagaagtAAAGAAACATGATGAGAGATATTTCTAAGACAACATTTTATACAGAATAACCTGAGTTGCAAATCCTGAGCAAGCTCCATAACTATCAGCTCGTTGTAGTAACAGAAAATAGGTTGACTATTTGAGATTATTACCTTCACAAACTGAGATAAGTTCCTTCAAATGGTTCCAATCTCTCAGCGTTTCCTCTGTGGCTTTTTCAACGGCGGCCCCTTTctaaatggaagaagaagaaaaacacgaGAAGAGAGTCACACaacattattaacaaaaagaactcGCAGtaaggagagaaaaaaaaatctttcaccTCAGGGTCATCTCGTAGCCTCAGTGGTGTACTATCTGGGCTGAGAAGATCGCGGATGGCCTCATTGTAGATCTCTATAGCCGAAAATTTCACAACAAATGCCCTATCTTCATGCTGCAGTGTCCAGTCCAATTAGTGAAAAGAGGAATACATATCAAAGTAGTATGCGAGAAAATCAGCCTTAATTTTTGGCAGTAccttaaatatataatcaaatatgtCAGCCACAGCAAACTCAGTTATACCAGACATGGTGTATGTCTTTCCACTGCTCGTCTGACCATACGCGAAAATACTAGCTGGGAAACAATAAGTATTGAATCACTTGGCTATCCACGCCATTGATGTCTACGTCATTACAACATTAAAGGAAACTTACAGTTAATTCCTTTGACCACCGAGAGAGCAACTTCCTTGGGGCCATCTTCGTAAACTTGTCTGGTTGGGCATTCACCTCGGTACACTCTATCTGTCACCAAAATGTCAAAAGAGAAATGGGTATCTAAATCAACTCATGGATGCGGTGTACAAGTGTGAAATATACAGGGACAAGGCCAGGTAGATTTAAATTTATAGAAGAGGATAGAACAGTTCAAAGAAACCAATAATTGAAGTTGATTTAAGCACATAGAAGAAATTTGAACTCAAAACACCATTATTGCGATTCTTACCAAATGAGTATGCAGAAGGAAAAGTTGAGCCCTCACGCAACGTGTTTCTGTACAATACGGTGGTGTCGTTGATGCATTCCCAGTCCGCAGCTTCATTAGCCAAGATCTCTTTCTCGTTCAGAGGTCTCAGTCTCACCAGAACCAATATCTTCTCTTCCCGGGCAACATGCACCTGtgtcttctccattttcttcagCTCTTCTCCAGCAATCGCTCCCATTGCTCACTGGTCAAATCACAATGATGCACAATGAGCTCATTTCATTCATATTTTAAGGAATGTTGAAAGCTATCAAGAACAGAATAGATCTGAGGAGAGACCAAAAGAGTACTTACTTTCCAACTAACACAACCATAAAGAAATGATAAAGCTCAGAAATCTCAActtaccaaaccaaaaacaagaaacatgcCTAAAAAATCTCTTAGTAGTGTTCcttaaaaacagaggaaacttGAACAGTTCAACAAAGCAAGCTCATAGTACGTATGTCGATTACACTGTATTTAAACACTAGAATTAAGAATTTCTTCAACACACTGCttaaacagaaagaaaaagaaaccgaAAGAGAGATGACTTATTACTTATTAATAGGGAGGGATGTTGTAATTAGAATAACAAAAGAGAGCTTACTTAGAAGGTGATCAACCTTTAAACTGaagaacaaacaacaaaaagactaccgacttttttttatctttagtGGTCACCCACTAACTATGCTTGAAAACGAAGTCATGTATCATCAATCTAAAGtttctttaaagaaaatataagtaaCAAAAGGACCCACAAAACCATACCTTCTCTGTTTAAACGTATCTCTATATTATAATGGCAAAGAAagaactgaaaaagaaaaagttatcaTCATATTCAAAGTACTTTGATTGTAATCTTACACACGCAAAAGcagacagaacaaaaaaaaaagagaaaggaatttaatatatagaagTTGTTGTATACTCATAAGTCTTTCTCAACAGCGCACTTGAGTTAATCATAATAatgaaacaaaggaaaaacaaaagtctaagttaacataaaaagaaatcatgacTAATTCAATATAATAATAGATTTTGACTTGAATGCAAAATACCCCACATCTTGATAACTAAGAAACTCTAAATCTTCTCTTGTTCATGTACAATGTGTACAATATTTTGTGTGTTAGATGTTGAATATGAGTGAGAGAGGCTTTATACCTTGTGAGATatgttgtcttcttcctcaaagTGATTCTTCAGAAGCTCCTCTAATCTGAAACATCCACCACAGATATCAGcattaaaacacacacaagacTGATTTTGAAAGTGGAATAGGAAATATAATAAACCCTAGATAGAAATTTCTGAATCTATAAAGCGCATCCAAATAAAAACGCCAAGTGTTCTCCactaaaatttccaaaaatagcaATCTCGATCTAAAAAATAGGGAACACTTGACCCAAAATAATTCCTAGAATCAAGCTGGTcaaaaaaatcagataaagaaACAACACTTCAcccaaattaagaaaatcagaaatcaGAGGAGAAATTTGAGAAATCAAGGTCTCTCTATCTAATCTATGAAACAGTGGAATCGGAAGCTCAAAGAAGAACCCAGGATCTCTATCACACATTACACATAGTGCGAAAAATccggagagaaagagagagaatcacAGTACATTaccttcttcgtcttcgtctaGTTACTCCATCATCATGCTGCTgcttcgtcgtcgtcgtcgtctaTATCTGGAAATTGGCCAATGGCTCTCTCAGTGTGAAGGAGGAGGGACCAATGGGCATTGATTTGGTCCCGCAAATCTCGTAGCGAAGCgcctcttctctctctctctcctttgtATTTGTTGAACCGAGAGAATGCGGTGGAAGGAAGATACCTTTTGAAATACCTAAATTACCCCTGGGAACGTTGTCGGGTATCTGAGAAAGCCCTGCCACGTTGGCTTTTcggttttttaaatttattgcGATAATTCTTCTCAGTTACGCCTTTGACACGTGGCAAGAGGACCGCTCCTTTATAGCCGTTGAAAGGTACGGAGCCCAAGTGTTTCTAAACTCTCTCATCCATCCAGAGGCTCTcgaataaattaaaataaaaataacattttattttacaacTTCAGCTTTATTTTACAACCTTTTTTGCTCATGCACTGACATAGCATTTTACCAAACAAACGTGAAATTAGTTAAATAGCGAAATTCACGGATcacttttttagttttgtcgGTCCACTTATTATAGAAACTAgaaagtatataataaaataaacaaggaagaaaaaatgaagtCAAAAGTCATTAACCATGATTCTATAACCTCTCATTTTTTTCCCACAAGtcataaaccctaatcaaCTGTAATTAATGCTCCATGTGCTAAATAGTAACATAACTAACATTCCTATTTTATCAGCAAGCCCAATTTACATATTAATAACACATTTTTACAATTAGCCTCTTGAAAACAATGTACAAAAAGTAAATTGGTAACATGTCTACATAAAAATTTAGTCCTTagattcaatgttttttttacctaAACCGTTAAATTTAGATCCAATGTATAATTGGTAACATTTACGTAAACTTTGACCTGAAATCTCATGGTCTAAGTTGGTAAGTGAGAACAAAAAAGTGACTAATTTgctggtaaaaaaaaaaaaaaactgtcatCCTCGTGCAGTCATGCCCATAGTTTTTGGATATCACAAAAGCCTGACACGAATACTAtcgaagaaaagaaaaaattacgCTTAAATCTTCAATGGCCTCACACATAAAGCCCATTATACTAATACTTGCTCAGTActcattgatttgttttatgggcttaaaattttgtattcttGAAATTTTGTACACGAGTATGAATCAGACCAACTTctgttatatacttatatagtTTCAATTTTAAGAATATAGTTTCTACTAAGTACTAACAAAGTAACAATGTTTTAGAAAACCTAActctaaaaaatattgtttggCTGACCAAATTGCTAGCATTTAGTGGTATTTATTGATGAAAACAATATTGCAAAATTAGGAGGAAAACGATATAGATATGTGGTTGCTTATACTTTTTAcatagaaacaaagaaaaaaaactgataagAAGAGAGCCAAAACTAATAAATGCAAATGGTCAATCAAGGTCTAAAAAAATCTATTGAACCCTCTATAAATATCTAAAGATCATTGATTGGACCGACGCAGAAACATTTTCAGAATACTGGAATTGAGATTTTTGTCCAAAATTGAATATTTGGGACATAgtaggaaagaaaaaaaaacgaaaacaaaccTACTAGGAAACGATAATTACTTCTTGACCACCAGTTTCAGTGGCTGTTGATAGTTTTGACCCTACCATTTCTGTTTTCCATTCTCGTGTGGCTCTTATATTTCCTTGTTGTTGTATTTTGTCACTATTATTACTAAAACTAGCCTATCGTAAAAGACACCATTTCTGTTACACCAATGATAAATAACGTGGAATTGATTacaaattaccaaaaatacaaacattTCCGTGGACGAGATTAGACGAACTCGAACATTCTACAAACTTTGACAAAAGGAAGGAAACATCACTTACAAAGTCATTTGTCTAATATAGTTTCTACTTTACCATTGGGTCCCTAGACTCTGAACCTAAGTTCGATTCCAATATATAGATATGACTTTTCAGTTATGTAACAACATGCATTTGAATCAAATATCAGGCTTTCTCTTTGGATTTTCTTCTGAATCAACGAGTACCATTTGGTAACCTTGCCTATACGGCTATACATGTAATAATCGTACATGCATGGTAAGTTTATGTAAAAATGAATACAATTTCTTTACTGTGGAAGTATTGCCTAAAGTGTCATAAAGACTCTAATCCAAAGAGAAGGTCTCAGCTTGTGAAAGAAACGAAGTCACGAGAGGCGCACGTGCTTTGTCATACAGCTCATCAAAGCTAGAGACGTAATTAACCTCTTGCCAATGGTTCAACCattttgtctctttgtctCTGCATTTGAAACAGAGTacggaagaagagagaggagcgTGGCGGTGAGTAGAGTTGTATAAAGGAGAAGATAAGTGAGACATTAGGGTTAAGAGAGTAAGTGCAAGAGAGGCAGCTGAAAGTTTATTCAGTCTTGTTTCTAAGGGTTTGTGTAACCAAGGCTTTCTAGTGGATTTCCGGGTAATCTCGGTCCAGACGTAGCGTTCATCACTGAACGTGAACTGGGTTAACATTTGCTTGTGTCtgttttactttctttgtCTAAACACACGAGTGATCGAACAAAGAGAGATTTAGTGAGAGCTTCCGCATAAAACAGTTAAAGAttcaagctttttttttttacatcaacaaattggtatcagagccaggTTGAGTTTAAAGGTTGAAGAAAGGTTTGAACTTTAtaaagtttgaagctttgGTGATAAAGCAGGTTCAGACTTCATAAAGGTTGAAGCTTTGGTGTTAAAGCTTTGAACTTTCTTACTAATCATGACTTCTGGGCATTCGGAGGTGGAAAAGTTGGATGGAGAAGGAGATTACGTCCTTTGGAAAGAAAAGTTGCTTGCTCACATAGAGTTGCTGGGTTTGTTAGAAGGGctcgaagaagacgaagccattgaggaagaagagtcaACAGCTGAAACTGATTCTTTGctaacaaaaacagaagacaAAGTCCtaaaggagaagagaggaaaagcTAGATCTACAGTCATACTGAGTCTAGGAAATCACGTTCTAAGGAAGGTCATAAAGGAGAAGACTGCTGCAGGTATGATCAGAGTGTTAGACAAGCTGTTCATGGCTAAATCTTTACCAAATAGGATTTATTTAAAGCAAAGGCTTTATGGGTATAAGATGTCTGATAGCATGACTATTGAAGAGAACGTGAATGATTTCTTTAAGTTGATTTCTGATCTGGAGAATGTTAAAGTTTCTGTACCGGACGAAGACCAAGCCATTGTTCTGCTTATGTCATTACCTAAGCAGTTTGATCAGCTCAAAGATACTTTGAAGTACGGCAAAACCACTCTTGCTCTTGATGAGATCACAGGAGCAATCAGATCTAAGGTATTAGAGCTTGGAGCCAGTGGAAAAATGCTCAAGAACAGCTCTGACGCTCTGTTTGTTCAAGACAGAGGAAGATCTGAGAAACGAGACAAGAGTAGTGAAAGAAACAAGAGTCAAAGCAGATCAAAGTCAAGGGAAAAGAAGGTGTGTTGGGTTTGTGGCAAGGAAGGACATTTTAAGAAACAATGTTATGTctggaaagaaaagaacaagaaaggaAACAACTCAGAGAAGGGAGAATCCTCTAATGTCATAGGACAAGCTGCAGATGCTGCTGCTTTAGCAGTAAGAGAAGAGTCGAATGCAGACAATCAAGAAGTTGACAACGAGTGGATAATGGACACAGGGTGCTCATTTCATATGACACCAAGAAGGGACTGGTTTGTTGAGTTTGATGAGTCACAAACCGGAAGAGTGAAGATGGCAAATCAAACATATTCTGAGATCAAAGGCATTGGAAGCATAAGGATTCAGAATGATGATAATACAACCGTTCTTCTCAAGAATGTGAGATATGTCCCAAGTATGTCCAAGAACTTGATCTCGATGGGAACATTAGAAGATCAAGGTTGCTGGTTCCAGTCTAAGGCTGGGACATTAAAGGTTGTCAAAGGCTGCATGACACTACTTAAAGGAAAGAAAGTTGGTACTTTGTACCTCTTGCAAGGAGTTGTTGTAACAGGAAATGCAAACGCAGTTACAAGCTCAAAAGATGAATCAAAGATATGGCACAGCAGATTATGCCATATGAGTCAGAGAAATATTGATGTGTTGATCAAGAAAGGATGCCTTCAAGCTGAAAAGATAAATGGTCTCGAGTTTTGTGAAGACTGTGTGTACGGGAAAACACATAGAGTTGGTTTTGGGTCTGCAAAACATGTCACAAGAGAGAAACTTGAGTACATTCACTCGGATCTTTGGGGAGCGCCATCAGTACCAAACTCACTAGGTAATTGTCAGTACTTTATCACGTTTATTGATGACCTTACAAGAAAAGTATGGATTtattttctgaagaagaaagaacatttcttctcttgtATGTTGATGATATGTTGATCATATCAAAGAACAAGGAAACAGTCAAGGAATTAAAGGAAAGACTGAGTTCAGAGTTTGAAATGAAGGATTTGGGGCCTGCAAGGAAAATTCTGGGAATGGAGATAACAAGAAACcgagaagaaaatattttggagTTATCTCAGAGAAGTTATCTGCAAAAGGTGTTAAAGACATTCAGAATGGATGAATGCAAGCCTGTTAAAACACCATTGGCACCACATATGAAGTTTGTAGCAGCAACAGAGACTGAAGCAGAGGAGCAAGCTGATCAAATGAAGTCTATACCTTATGCAAATGCAGTGGGAAGCATAATGTATTCTATGATCGGGTCAAGGCCTGACCTTGCTCATCCTGTTGGAGTCATAAGTAGGTTTATGAGTAAACCATTGATGAATCATTGGCTAGGTGTGAAATGGGTTCTCCGTTACATTAAGGGGTCTATTGATTCAAGGCTGCAGTACAAGAGAGAAGGTGATTTTGTGGTGACAGGGTACTGTGATTCAGATCACTCTGGAGATCGTGATCGAAGTAGATCGACCACAGGGTACACATTCACTGTAGGAGGGAACATAGTAAGCTGGAGGTCATGCTTGCAGCCAGTTGTTGCACTGTCATCAACAGAGGCTGAGTATATAGCCTTAACAGAGGCTGCAAAAGAAGCATATTGGCTAAAAGACTTGATGAATGAGCTGGGATTTAAACAAGGAGCGGTAGATATCCATTGTGATTCTCAGAGTGCTATAGCTTTAGCAAAGAATGCAGTTCATCATGAAAGGACAAAGCATATCCAGAGAAGGTTTCATTACATCAGAGATGCAATCACTGATGGAGAAGTGAAAGTGCTGAAAATATCCACAGTTCATAATCCATCGGATATTTTCACAAAGGTGGTACCGGTTAACAAGTTCCTGAGCGCGTTGAAGAAGCTCAGGGTTACAAGTGCCTGATAAGGGATCATGGTCCGAGATGGAAATCAAGTTACACTAGAAGGGAAGCAAAGGAAAGGTTGACACTAAGGCAAGGTGAAGTTTTGTGGAAGTATTGCCTAAAGTGTCATAAAGACTCTAATCCAAAGAGAAGGTCTCAGCTTGTGAAAGAAACGAAGTCACGAGAGGCGCACGTGCTTTGTCATACAGCTCATCAAGGCTAGAGACGTAATTAACCTCTTGCCAATGGTTCAACCattttgtctctttgtctCTGCATTTGAAACAGAGTacggaagaagagagaggagcgTGGCGGTGAGTAGAGTTGTATAAAGGAGAAGATAAGTGAGACATTAGGGTTAAGAGAGTAAGTGCAAGAGAGGCAGCTGAAAGTTTATTCAGTCTTGTTTCTAAGGGTTTGTGTAACCAAGGCTTTCTAGTGGATTTCCGGGTAATCTCGGTCCAGACGTAGCGTTCATCACTGAACGTGAACTGGGTTAACATTTGCTTGTGTCtgttttactttctttgtCTAAACACACGAGTGATCGAACAAAGAGAGATTTAGTGAGAGCTTCCGCATAAAACAGTTAAAGAttcaagctttttttttttacatcaacatttactaataaaaatgtatagttgaattttcaatattatatgCTCCAATTGATACTTCAGAATGTGTTAAGATTTTCAGCTTAGCAAAAGTACACAAAAACTATAGTAGAAtagttcaaaaaaaattacaataacaATTAATGATAAATTTTGAGACCATTTTTGACACTGCaatttccttttaaaataattaataacaaattaacaatcaaaatggTGTATACACTCACCTACCATTCAAACCCATAATTTCATATAGAACATATTcctaaaaatgtgaaaaaattttaaaagattaaaaaatatttgacaaagagtcaaatacaaaaaaaaaaaaaaaaaatcctatcTATGTTTAATTTTGGCCATCAGAAGGGAAATCAAATAAAGGGGAGATAGAGCGAGTATACATATACAAGCTACTCGCAGCGTCTGCAAATTCATCTATCCATCATATTTCTCTGCTGctctctgctttcttcttcttcttcttcttcttcttcttcttcttcttcttcttcttagtttgattcaaaaaatctccttcctcttcttacTTTATCTCGTATTATCCATTAATCCTAAACCCTTTAGTCTCTCCATCTTCCGCTTCAACAATCAGAATTTGGGTTTGGCGAAAGATGCTAACTTTGAAAGTGAGACTAATCGTTTGAGTAAAAAACATGCGAATTTTGTGTGATGCTTGTGAGAGCGCCGCCGCTATCGTCTTTTGCGCCGCCGACGAAGCTGCCCTCTGTTGCTCCTGCGACGAAAAAGTAACCACCTTTACCtgaaaaaaatctcatttttcttaaagTAACACTTTTATCTCAACAAATGcaaaaatttggaatttttgaGACAATATCTAGTTGAAGTGctaaatttatagattttgaGGTTATTATAACTCGAACATGGCCAAAGTAGTACCAAAAgttgtgttttgattgttAAAGAAACATTCTAGTGATTTTAGCTTGTCATAATTTGAACTTTGCATATAGCAGTTCTCTGGTGATACACTTTATTTACAGTTACAGTCACTCTATTGAAGCTGGAAGAGCTATGAGACTTTTTGTTATCTGCAATGGCTTTGATTGAGGACGTGGTTAGATATAAgttataagaaagaaacatttttgtttgtgtgtttagGTTCATAAGTGCAACAAGCTGGCTAGTCGGCATCTTCGTGTAGGCTTAGCTGATCCGAGTAATGCACCAAGCTGTGACATATGCGAAAATGCACCCGGTATTGATATGATTCCTCTTTCTTTAGTGTATAAGAGGAAGCGgaagtttcagtttttgacatgtttgttttgttgttgatcgATGAACAGCATTCTTTTACTGTGAGATAGATGGTAGTTCCCTTTGTCTACAATGTGATATGGTGGTACATGTTGGTGGGAAGAGAACACATAGGCGGTTTCTATTACTGAGACAGAGAATTGAGGTTTGACTTTTGAAAATGCAAGGATCTTGAAGCATTCTTGATTTGTGGTATTGACTGTTCTTTACAATGTTGTGTTCTTGTAGTTTCCAGGCGATAAGCCTAATCATGCTGACCAACTGGGACTACGGTGTCAAAAGGCTTCCTCTGGTCGTGGTCAAGAATCAAATGGGAATGGTGATCATGATCATAATATGATCGATCTTAACTCCAATCCTCAAAGAGTACACGAGCCTGGATCACATAACCAAGTACGTGTATCTTATCTAGATGAACATAATCAATCTTGCCTCAGTGTCTCTAAAgctgttttgtttgtgtttcaagGAGGAGGGTATTGATGTAAATAACGCAAACAATCACGAGCATGAATAGTGATCGCAGATACACAAGATCAAGTAAGAACCTATGCAAGAACAGTATCTTTACAGGGAAAtgtcttattttgttttgaagaaattaGCTTAGAGGAAacaaatatgttgttttctgaatttcttctcttttcctttcttttgtgAAATGATCAATTAGTGGATAACGATTCTTCAGAGTTATATctcaaatatatgattttctctcttctcacaTTCAGACAAAGCTTTAatagaaaatagtaaaatgGTTAGCCATTAAAGGAGATGCCTTCTTGGCTCGGTTTAAGTGATCACCATGAGCCATGactattatcttcttcttctctctctgattAGTTTTGTTAACTCTGAGTTATAAACATGAGTAATTTGAGAGTCATATGATCTTGAACTGCAATCTCTCATTACTCAAGTCTCAACATACTGTTTCGATGTTTCTCGCTCCatttttttgaacataaatTGTAATGTCATTTTCCTGCATTAGATGTGATTTTGAGCTCAGAGAGCATAATGTTACTAGTTTCATAACTTGTAAAGACAGAGTTTTTGAGTGATAACAATGATAGAAACAGACTACTAACTCAATTATTAGTAGTAACGAGTAGGTACTAAGATATTAAccatgaagaaacaaaactagtCTCACATGATAACACAGAACTGACTTTTATACCTGAAGAAGAGTATAATAACTCAAATGACCAGAATCAAGCTcaagtttttgagttttgatctATGGAACCATTATTACAAATAGCTTAGTAGGTGTAGCCTTTTACAAACATACCCTCCTTGGCTTCCTCAGACTCGCCTTCTCCAGTGTATTTCCCGAGCTGAGCCAGCGAATTGGCTTTGGCTCTGGCCAAGAGAATGTCCTGAGCCGCCTTCACGTTCTCTTCCTTGCCTCCCCATGTCTTCAAGCAAGTGTTCTGCAAGGCACGTGCGTAGGAGAAGGACACGTGCCATGGGTTCGGTGCCTGGTTCATTGCGTTCAAGTTCAAGGTCGCCTCCAACTCGGACTGTCCACCAGACAAGAACTGCATACAATAGATAGTTTAACATAAATCTCAAGCATAGTTTCTTCAGCTGCAAAAGTTTACAGTATCAGAGAAAACTTGCCATGATTCCGGGGACAGCAGGAGGGATTCTGTTGCGAAGGAGCTTGAGAGTGTAGGAAGCAACCTGCTCAGGAGTAGCTCTGTCTGTGGCCTCAGCTCCTGGAGTAACCATGCTTGGCTTCAGGAGAATACCTTCGAACATGACGTTGTTCTGAGCGAGGTAGAAGAAGACCTCAGCCCAAACCTTCTCTGCAACGTCGTATGTCCTGTCAATGCCGTGTTCTCCGTCCAACATAATCTCTGGCTCCACAATCGGCACCAGACCGCTGTCCTGTAGAACACAAACTCAAACGCATGAGTATATTCAAGACAGTAATGGAACTCAGAAACAGCGGTGCAGTTAGAAATAGATAGTACTTGAGAAATAGCTGCGTAGCGAGCAAGTCCCCAAGCTGCTTCTTTAACAGCCAAAGCAGAGGGTCCATTTGGAATGCTCACAACAGTACGCCTAATCATACATACATGGAgctcaattaaaaaaagacaCCATTTgacaaatatatgatattgatTCTGCAATCCGAGCATATATTAACGTACCATTTGGCGAAACGAGCACCTTGTTGGTAGTAAGCAGCGGTGCGAGAGGCTAAACCGTCAAGTCCTTGGCACCATGACTCGTCGTAAGACCCAACAAGTGGCACCAAACCCTATTTATATTCATTGGAATcgaacaaatataaaaaactaaaccagAATCTGTTTGTAAACCGGTCAAATCTAAGAATAGACCAAAC
It encodes the following:
- a CDS encoding ATP binding microtubule motor family protein, with amino-acid sequence MGAIAGEELKKMEKTQVHVAREEKILVLVRLRPLNEKEILANEAADWECINDTTVLYRNTLREGSTFPSAYSFDRVYRGECPTRQVYEDGPKEVALSVVKGINSSIFAYGQTSSGKTYTMSGITEFAVADIFDYIFKHEDRAFVVKFSAIEIYNEAIRDLLSPDSTPLRLRDDPEKGAAVEKATEETLRDWNHLKELISVCEAQRKIGETSLNERSSRSHQIIKLTVESSAREFLGKENSTTLMASVNFIDLAGSERASQALSAGARLKEGCHINRSLLTLGTVIRKLSNGRQGHINYRDSKLTRILQPCLGGNARTAIVCTLSPARSHVEQTRNTLLFACCAKEVTTKAQINVVMSDKALVKQLQRELARLESELRNPAPATSSCDCGVTLRKKDLQIQKMEKQLAEMTKQRDIAQSRLEDFMKMVEHDASSKAGTPHFRNRTNKWEDGSVSEISGVVDPDRTSFISDGTSTPLSTARAHVRSHSDDDLEEEMSPRHSGDQSEEYCKEVQCIEMEESTRDINNDSEERTDAETLLGHNAEANGETGSAQHRIPSSVRSVRRRKSWSRGDTMTGTSTPPDALETDYRGRPEGHGFAFPDLEFGSGGKLLRNDSMTSRGSDSTEAHSIGTPLVGEEGGITSIRSFVEGLKEMVSDPENSGKMRKDIGVDAMEEEVSGTMTNWSEEFERQREQILGLWQTCHVSLVHRTYFFLLFTGDQADSIYIGVELRRLSFMKESFSQGNHAFERGQTLTIASSLKALHRERRMLSKLVGKRFTGEERKRLYQKFGIAVNSKRRRLQLANQLWSKPNDITHAVESAAVVAKLVRFVEQGRAMKEMFGLSFTPPLPTTRRSLNWRKSMATLF
- the BBX18 gene encoding B-box zinc finger family protein (B-box zinc finger family protein; FUNCTIONS IN: sequence-specific DNA binding transcription factor activity, zinc ion binding; INVOLVED IN: regulation of transcription; LOCATED IN: endomembrane system, intracellular; EXPRESSED IN: 19 plant structures; EXPRESSED DURING: 10 growth stages; CONTAINS InterPro DOMAIN/s: Zinc finger, B-box (InterPro:IPR000315); BEST Arabidopsis thaliana protein match is: B-box type zinc finger family protein (TAIR:AT4G38960.1); Has 1943 Blast hits to 1369 proteins in 125 species: Archae - 0; Bacteria - 0; Metazoa - 26; Fungi - 0; Plants - 1819; Viruses - 0; Other Eukaryotes - 98 (source: NCBI BLink).), with the translated sequence MRILCDACESAAAIVFCAADEAALCCSCDEKVHKCNKLASRHLRVGLADPSNAPSCDICENAPAFFYCEIDGSSLCLQCDMVVHVGGKRTHRRFLLLRQRIEFPGDKPNHADQLGLRCQKASSGRGQESNGNGDHDHNMIDLNSNPQRVHEPGSHNQEEGIDVNNANNHEHE